A window of Candidatus Anstonellales archaeon contains these coding sequences:
- a CDS encoding type II secretion system F family protein — MSIIDFFDKLGRSLSRQHIRKIEAALRMAGVSIRAEVLVGLLLSFTILLSIAIFGFLYTSQKFYLLASAISGKLPFPFKVIFSASILLYLISIVLSASTLFLLSYTYLSFSSESRRKLVESTLPDFLMIASANIRAGMPVDQALWQAAKPEFGLLSREVEAAAKRAFAGEPFTTSLDKLASSFDSPLLMRTVSLIKQSMLTGGKTADVLDEIAQDGRNIQITSKEISSSLLMYVIFVLFASVIGSPFLMAVSHSLLSTLYAAFSKLPSAQVERGFAFFSLSKPPFSPDEFVVFSIGVILFTSITSSIIIGIIQKGSKWHGVRYIPFLSALSLIVFFTTKAFLQGLGFAVV; from the coding sequence ATGAGCATTATAGATTTTTTTGATAAGCTAGGACGCTCTCTTTCGCGGCAGCATATCCGTAAGATTGAAGCCGCCCTTCGCATGGCAGGTGTTAGTATAAGAGCAGAAGTGCTTGTTGGTCTTCTCCTTTCATTTACGATATTGCTTTCGATTGCAATATTTGGATTTCTTTATACATCCCAGAAATTCTACTTGCTTGCATCTGCTATTTCCGGCAAGCTCCCTTTTCCATTTAAAGTAATCTTCTCAGCTTCGATCTTGCTCTATTTGATATCCATTGTGCTTTCAGCCTCAACCCTCTTTCTTCTTTCTTACACGTATCTCTCCTTTAGCTCAGAGTCGAGAAGAAAACTGGTCGAATCAACCCTTCCTGATTTTCTAATGATTGCAAGTGCAAATATACGTGCAGGCATGCCCGTTGACCAGGCGCTTTGGCAGGCAGCAAAGCCGGAGTTTGGTCTTCTTTCTCGTGAGGTGGAGGCTGCCGCAAAAAGAGCCTTTGCTGGAGAACCATTTACTACTTCACTTGACAAGCTGGCATCAAGCTTCGATTCCCCACTTCTTATGCGTACAGTATCCTTAATAAAACAAAGCATGCTGACAGGAGGAAAAACAGCTGACGTTTTAGATGAGATAGCCCAAGACGGAAGGAATATACAAATAACCTCAAAAGAAATATCCTCCTCCCTCCTGATGTATGTAATATTTGTTTTGTTCGCAAGTGTAATAGGCTCCCCTTTTCTGATGGCCGTATCTCATTCTTTGCTTTCTACCCTTTACGCTGCATTTAGCAAGTTGCCCTCAGCTCAAGTAGAGCGCGGTTTTGCGTTTTTCTCACTCTCAAAACCACCATTCTCTCCCGATGAGTTTGTTGTATTCTCAATAGGCGTCATCCTATTTACTTCAATCACGTCCTCCATAATCATAGGCATAATACAGAAGGGCTCTAAGTGGCACGGAGTTAGATATATACCTTTTTTAAGCGCTTTGTCTTTAATAGTATTCTTTACGACTAAGGCCTTTCTTCAAGGCCTTGGGTTTGCAGTTGTCTGA
- a CDS encoding type II secretion system F family protein, whose product MDRKRKLKEEDPTDENSTKSISIPASLSNLLSYTLKYFPNLQSELVMANLTNYTTLSFAYHALRSSLFLSLSLLLIAYLFLPRINPVFFLFLFPLFLLFSFFYFMNFPRVKANVRARLIESELVFAGRHILISLRAGVPLYDAISAASSGYGEASKEFNRIIEKTALGMPVNAAMHEVAATNPSQMFRRVVLQLSNALSSGSDVANSLDSVLEQISREQLVSLKAYGQKLYPLVMFFMVFGIVFPSLGVALGSILLSFIGFWANANGSLLLLVIFVIISLFQFLFVSAIEASRPRVGVG is encoded by the coding sequence ATGGACCGAAAAAGAAAGCTAAAAGAAGAAGACCCAACTGATGAAAATAGTACTAAATCTATTTCTATCCCTGCTTCCTTGTCCAATCTTCTTTCATACACCCTTAAGTATTTTCCGAATCTCCAGTCAGAGCTTGTAATGGCTAATCTAACCAACTACACCACACTTTCATTTGCTTACCATGCATTGCGCTCTTCACTCTTTCTTTCGCTTTCGCTCCTTCTAATAGCCTATCTTTTTCTGCCACGTATTAACCCTGTTTTCTTTCTGTTCCTATTCCCACTTTTCCTTCTTTTCTCATTTTTCTATTTTATGAACTTCCCACGAGTGAAGGCCAATGTACGCGCGCGTCTTATTGAATCAGAGCTTGTCTTTGCCGGAAGGCATATCCTAATTTCACTGAGGGCGGGCGTTCCTCTATACGATGCCATATCTGCCGCCTCATCAGGCTACGGCGAAGCAAGCAAGGAATTTAACAGAATAATAGAAAAAACTGCTCTTGGTATGCCGGTGAATGCCGCCATGCACGAAGTTGCAGCAACAAACCCATCTCAAATGTTTAGGCGTGTTGTTCTCCAGCTTTCAAACGCTCTTTCTTCAGGTTCTGATGTTGCAAACTCTCTTGACTCGGTACTTGAACAAATCTCGCGCGAACAATTAGTTTCACTAAAAGCCTATGGTCAAAAACTCTACCCCTTAGTTATGTTTTTCATGGTTTTTGGTATCGTTTTCCCCTCTCTTGGAGTTGCACTTGGTTCCATTTTGCTCTCCTTTATTGGTTTCTGGGCAAACGCAAACGGAAGTCTACTCCTTCTTGTTATTTTTGTAATCATATCCCTTTTTCAATTTCTCTTTGTATCTGCAATCGAAGCATCAAGACCAAGGGTTGGTGTTGGATGA
- a CDS encoding ATPase, T2SS/T4P/T4SS family, with the protein MPDKIKKEDEQDKAKQDKATILDNYYFNSESIPVNVQITRAASDFTPRYNLHIPGLGEGTKIVLNTLKAELVSSVKISVSEMLDSKKADEIKEKFNSKALALLTRNFPSLSDSTKQVLASYLIQNTLGLGELEALMHDDKLEEIAINNSNEPVWVYHKKWGWCKSNVYIRSEENIYDYAALIGRKIGKQINTLCPLMDAHLPTGERVNATLYPVSSFGNTITIRKFSQNPWTISRFVELECIPTHIASLIWLCVQNEMSLLVTGGTGSGKTSFLNAIATLIPANQRIISIEDTRELTLPSFMHWIPMVTKESNIEGKGEITMLDLLINSLRQRPDRILLGEVRTEREAQVMFEAMHTGHSVYATIHADNSQETVTRLTNPPINVPRVMLDSLSGIVVQYRNRRLNLRKTFEFAEVSSDGANVLYRLDIKSQRMLPIGKMNKLSEKLSLYSGLTQKEIDQDVEEKSKILSWMVRNKYTGLETVARIISNYYQSPDEILSLAEHNAKWEGI; encoded by the coding sequence ATGCCAGACAAAATCAAAAAAGAAGACGAACAAGATAAAGCCAAACAAGATAAAGCCACAATTCTTGACAATTACTATTTCAATTCAGAGTCTATTCCTGTCAATGTACAAATAACTCGCGCTGCATCAGACTTTACTCCGCGCTACAACCTCCACATACCCGGACTAGGAGAAGGTACAAAAATAGTTCTAAACACACTAAAGGCTGAACTCGTCTCAAGCGTAAAAATTTCGGTCTCAGAGATGCTTGACTCTAAAAAAGCAGACGAAATAAAAGAAAAGTTCAATTCAAAGGCACTTGCCTTACTCACACGCAACTTCCCATCCCTTTCTGACTCTACAAAACAAGTCCTTGCTTCATATCTAATCCAAAATACACTTGGTCTTGGAGAGCTGGAAGCTCTAATGCACGATGATAAGCTTGAAGAAATTGCAATAAATAATTCAAATGAGCCAGTCTGGGTATATCACAAAAAATGGGGATGGTGCAAGTCGAATGTGTATATAAGATCTGAGGAAAATATATACGATTATGCCGCATTGATAGGGAGGAAAATAGGAAAACAGATAAACACACTATGCCCGCTTATGGACGCCCATCTTCCAACCGGAGAAAGAGTTAATGCGACGCTCTATCCGGTTTCCTCTTTTGGAAATACTATTACCATCAGAAAGTTCTCCCAAAACCCGTGGACCATTAGCCGTTTTGTTGAACTAGAATGTATCCCAACGCACATAGCCTCTCTAATATGGCTTTGTGTCCAAAACGAGATGTCTTTGTTAGTCACTGGAGGAACAGGAAGCGGAAAAACTTCATTTTTAAATGCTATTGCAACTCTTATTCCTGCTAATCAGCGCATAATCTCTATTGAAGACACGCGCGAGCTTACTCTGCCATCATTTATGCATTGGATTCCAATGGTAACTAAAGAATCAAATATTGAGGGAAAGGGCGAAATCACTATGCTTGACCTTCTTATTAACTCTCTTCGACAAAGACCTGATAGAATACTGCTAGGAGAAGTTCGCACAGAAAGAGAAGCCCAAGTAATGTTTGAAGCCATGCACACCGGACATTCGGTTTATGCTACGATTCATGCGGACAACTCACAAGAAACAGTAACTCGCCTTACAAATCCTCCTATAAACGTACCACGGGTTATGCTTGATTCGCTTTCAGGAATAGTTGTACAGTATAGAAACCGCCGCTTAAATCTGCGAAAAACATTCGAGTTTGCAGAGGTTTCAAGTGACGGCGCTAATGTACTCTATCGACTTGACATAAAAAGCCAGCGAATGCTTCCCATTGGTAAGATGAACAAGCTTTCAGAAAAACTCTCCCTTTACTCCGGCCTGACTCAAAAGGAGATAGACCAAGACGTAGAAGAAAAATCAAAAATACTTTCATGGATGGTACGCAACAAATACACCGGGCTTGAGACAGTTGCTCGCATAATCTCAAACTACTATCAATCACCTGACGAAATCCTTTCGTTAGCTGAGCATAATGCTAAGTGGGAGGGCATCTAA
- a CDS encoding 30S ribosomal protein S8e translates to MFYYHERSKTKISGSGAKLRKSHDKKLRFKGNPPVATKVSEGDERETVRGRGGCIKVKLKKAQKVNVVTPQGIKKVQIRGVLETPDNRHHARQRIITKGAIIDTELGRVKITNRVGQNGVVNGILLQNN, encoded by the coding sequence ATGTTTTATTATCACGAACGCTCAAAAACTAAGATTTCTGGCTCAGGAGCAAAGCTAAGGAAATCGCATGATAAGAAACTTCGCTTCAAAGGGAATCCGCCAGTGGCGACGAAAGTTTCAGAGGGGGACGAAAGAGAGACCGTAAGAGGCCGGGGAGGATGCATAAAAGTCAAACTCAAGAAAGCACAAAAGGTGAATGTAGTTACTCCCCAAGGCATAAAAAAAGTGCAAATTCGCGGAGTGCTTGAAACCCCAGATAATAGGCATCACGCAAGGCAAAGGATAATTACTAAGGGAGCTATCATCGATACTGAACTGGGAAGAGTAAAGATAACAAATAGGGTAGGGCAAAACGGAGTGGTTAATGGAATTCTGCTTCAAAATAATTAG
- a CDS encoding D-aminoacyl-tRNA deacylase, with protein MPAVVYSSTNQASLNIATALKENFSLPSTQIIETNNSVLEISCDLQTDYLIVPSTHKSERKIRTLSVHLPGNWGKAQMGGKDKTLNVAYASKMKDILVSIKSQVEDLGLDWQVCLEVDHHGPTCSLPVIFVEIGSTSKEWGDKTAAEICAKAIVDGIKSQKEYPTIFGVGGGHYAPLFSKIALESSEAVGHILPKYKVDEIDYETFLQGIEKCVEKTQYVLIDWKGLDSSQRKKIITFCDNANVPWKAKK; from the coding sequence ATGCCAGCTGTAGTTTACTCATCTACAAATCAAGCAAGTCTCAACATCGCAACTGCACTCAAGGAGAATTTTTCTTTACCCTCTACACAAATAATTGAGACAAACAATTCTGTTCTTGAAATATCCTGCGACTTACAAACAGACTACCTAATCGTCCCTTCGACACATAAATCCGAGAGGAAAATAAGGACTCTTTCCGTGCACCTCCCTGGAAATTGGGGGAAAGCCCAGATGGGGGGCAAAGATAAAACCCTCAATGTGGCTTATGCATCAAAAATGAAGGATATCCTCGTCTCAATAAAAAGTCAGGTCGAAGATCTAGGTCTTGACTGGCAGGTATGTCTTGAAGTTGACCACCACGGACCAACCTGCTCTCTCCCAGTCATTTTTGTTGAAATAGGAAGCACTTCCAAAGAGTGGGGGGATAAAACGGCTGCTGAGATTTGCGCCAAAGCCATTGTTGACGGAATTAAAAGTCAGAAGGAATATCCAACTATATTTGGGGTCGGTGGGGGCCATTATGCTCCACTTTTCTCAAAAATAGCTTTGGAATCATCAGAGGCAGTGGGCCACATACTCCCTAAATACAAGGTAGATGAGATAGACTACGAGACATTTTTGCAAGGAATAGAAAAATGCGTTGAAAAGACGCAATACGTCCTTATAGATTGGAAAGGCCTTGATTCAAGCCAACGAAAGAAGATAATCACATTCTGCGATAATGCAAATGTACCATGGAAAGCAAAAAAGTGA
- a CDS encoding CorA family divalent cation transporter: MLYRFDDFERFKSSAVAHGVKEDLDQLKGLSILFFETYPKYMIIKMVSYEGDPNIVVILSKKFSMVYPVIKNKVGVSLSKLKMESKWGESTYLAYVTFRYVLEGYQRYFKTLDLELDAADNSLNLDEIERISKKIKKFRDLVDDFLHLLIRAEDKDIKFVDTAVLAYEFDLLLAQTRHLADRCRTAKKELNVIRQKCDVFQTMNLNKNIEKLTKIMMFLTIVGIVISVPNTIATIYGIGKIAEGTSEAFIWGAISISFLISIFLSFAYLHYYMKK, from the coding sequence ATGTTATATCGATTTGACGATTTCGAGCGCTTCAAAAGTAGCGCGGTTGCGCACGGCGTAAAGGAGGATCTGGACCAGCTTAAAGGGCTTAGCATTCTATTTTTTGAGACCTATCCCAAATATATGATAATAAAGATGGTCTCTTATGAGGGTGACCCTAACATAGTAGTTATTCTATCTAAAAAGTTTTCAATGGTTTATCCGGTAATAAAGAATAAAGTTGGAGTCAGCTTAAGCAAGCTAAAAATGGAGAGTAAGTGGGGGGAGAGTACATATTTGGCTTATGTGACTTTTAGATACGTGCTTGAAGGCTATCAGAGATATTTCAAAACGCTTGATTTGGAACTTGATGCGGCTGACAATTCGCTTAATCTGGATGAAATAGAGCGTATAAGCAAGAAGATAAAGAAGTTTAGAGATCTTGTAGATGATTTCTTGCACCTCCTTATTCGCGCAGAGGACAAAGACATAAAGTTTGTAGATACGGCTGTGCTTGCTTATGAATTTGACCTTTTGCTTGCGCAAACAAGACACTTGGCCGACAGGTGTAGAACTGCAAAAAAGGAGTTAAATGTAATTCGGCAGAAATGTGATGTTTTTCAGACCATGAATCTTAACAAGAATATTGAAAAATTAACCAAGATTATGATGTTTTTGACGATAGTGGGAATTGTGATTTCAGTCCCAAACACTATTGCTACAATTTATGGGATAGGTAAGATAGCCGAAGGGACTAGTGAGGCGTTTATCTGGGGCGCCATTTCGATTAGTTTTTTGATTTCGATTTTTCTTTCCTTTGCATATCTCCACTATTATATGAAGAAATAG
- a CDS encoding ThiF family adenylyltransferase — MNFFERNIPVWGERGQRRIRSSRVAIIGFGGIGQATFVNLLRAGVKRFSVVDPDYFDISNMNRQSLCFLGELGKKKIKSAEKYAKSINPEAALDGYAEKFCEKNAAKILEGCDIAIDGLDTFSDRVVLHRECRKRGIPSVFCSALGSMGMCSVFDVESRFDFEEVFSRAGRLAKRCDSIVSPAAQMAGTLASALALAVILKRPHVCAPEFILFDVFSKRPVRNVRLA; from the coding sequence ATGAATTTTTTTGAGAGGAACATCCCTGTTTGGGGTGAAAGAGGGCAGAGAAGAATCAGAAGCTCCAGGGTCGCAATCATCGGATTTGGGGGGATAGGTCAAGCAACATTTGTGAACCTCTTGCGTGCAGGAGTGAAGAGGTTCTCTGTGGTTGACCCAGATTATTTTGACATTTCTAATATGAATCGCCAATCGCTATGCTTTCTTGGAGAGCTTGGAAAGAAGAAAATCAAGTCTGCAGAGAAGTATGCAAAAAGTATAAACCCAGAAGCTGCACTTGACGGATATGCAGAAAAATTCTGTGAGAAAAACGCTGCAAAGATTCTTGAGGGATGCGATATTGCAATAGATGGTCTTGATACGTTTTCAGATAGGGTTGTTTTGCACAGAGAGTGTAGAAAACGTGGAATTCCGTCTGTTTTCTGCTCTGCTTTGGGAAGCATGGGTATGTGTTCTGTATTTGATGTTGAAAGCAGATTTGACTTTGAGGAGGTATTCTCAAGGGCGGGAAGGCTGGCAAAAAGATGCGATTCTATTGTTTCTCCCGCAGCACAGATGGCAGGCACTCTTGCCTCGGCTTTGGCACTTGCAGTTATTCTGAAAAGGCCGCATGTGTGTGCTCCGGAATTTATTTTGTTTGATGTTTTTTCAAAAAGACCGGTAAGGAACGTAAGGCTTGCGTGA
- a CDS encoding DUF192 domain-containing protein, whose protein sequence is MTQFRGEGTVRRSITFLIIFLSAIIALGCLKTESSASLGEIIITNSTGQKILLFVEIADTYEKRMRGLMYRESLPKGGGMLFVFEDSAPRIFWMKNTLIPLDIIFIDEEGAVVAIVENAQPCLVDPCKTYSSKENAKYVLEVEGGFARKNGVSVGSNIEIKLGS, encoded by the coding sequence ATGACTCAATTCAGAGGTGAGGGGACGGTCAGGAGAAGCATAACTTTTTTGATAATTTTTTTGTCTGCGATTATTGCACTTGGATGCTTAAAGACAGAAAGCTCTGCTTCGCTGGGTGAGATAATAATAACCAATTCCACTGGACAGAAAATCTTGCTATTTGTTGAAATAGCAGATACATATGAAAAGAGAATGCGGGGGCTTATGTATAGGGAGTCACTGCCAAAGGGAGGCGGCATGTTATTTGTTTTTGAGGATTCTGCACCTCGCATATTCTGGATGAAAAATACGCTTATTCCTCTTGATATTATATTCATTGATGAAGAGGGCGCCGTAGTTGCGATCGTGGAAAATGCCCAACCGTGTCTTGTGGATCCTTGTAAAACCTATTCTTCCAAGGAAAACGCAAAATATGTGCTTGAAGTGGAGGGTGGATTTGCTAGAAAAAACGGGGTTTCGGTTGGAAGCAATATAGAAATTAAGCTGGGAAGCTAA